Genomic segment of Acipenser ruthenus unplaced genomic scaffold, fAciRut3.2 maternal haplotype, whole genome shotgun sequence:
ATCCTTTCTTCACTCCATCccaccatccatccatccctcactccatccatcaatccatccatccatcactccctccatccatccctcctTCCATCATCACTCCTCCATCCCACCATCCATCCATCACCCATCCCTGCCTCCTTCCCTCCTTccatccctctccctccctctctcactcactgAGAATGTAATTGAACAGGTTGCAGTAATTGTAATAAGACTCGAATCTCTGATCCAGCGTCGGCCCtccctgaaaaataaaataaaaaacaaactattaacaagggaacattattcagcagctttcattggactctatgaagctgagggagttcattctatatagagggggtggaattcaatatgttaacaagggaacattattcagcagctttcattggactctatgaagctgagggagttcattctatatagagggggtggaattcaatatgttaacaagggaacattattcagcagctttcactggactctatgaagctgagggagttcattctatatagagggggtggaattcaatatgttaacaagggaacattattcagcagctttcactggactctatgaagctgagggagttcattctatatagagggggtggaattcaatatgttaacaagggaacattattcagcagctttcattggactctatgaagctgagggagttcattctatatagaggggggtggaattcaatatgttaacaagggaacattattcagcagctttcattggactctatgaagctgagggagttcattctatatagagggtgtggaattcaatatgttaacaagggaacattattcagcagctttcattggactctatgaagctgagggagttcattctatatagagggggtggaattcaatatgttaacaagggaacattattcagcagctttcattggactctatgaagctgagggagttcattctatatagagggggtggaattcaatatgttaacaagggaacattattcagcagctttcattggactctatgaagctgaatcagttcattctatatagagggggtggaattcaatatgttaacaagggaacattattcagcagctttcattggactctatgaagctgagggagttcattctatatagagggggtgcaattcaatatgttaacaagggaacattattcagcagctttcattggactctatgaagctgagggagttcattctatatagagggggtggaattcaatatgttaacaagggaacattattcagcagctttcattggactctatgaagctgagggagttcattctatatagagggggtggaattcaatatgttaacaagggaacattattcagcagctttcattggactctatgaagctgaatcagttcattctatatagagggggtggaattcaatatgttaacaagggaacattattcagcagctttcattggactctatgaagctgagggagttcattctatatagagggggtggaattcaatatgttaacaagggaacattattcagcagctttcattggactctatgaagctgagggagttcattctatatagagggtgtggaattcaatatgttaacaagggaacattattcagcagctttcattggactctatgaagctgaatcagttcattctatatagaggggggtggaattcaatatgttaacaagggaacattattcagcagctttcattggactctatgaagctgagggagttcattctatatagagggtgtggaattcaatatgttaacaagggaacattattcagcagctttcattggactctatgaagctgaatcagttcattctatatagaggggggtggaattcaatatgttaacaagggaacattattcagcagctttcattggactctatgaagctgagggagttcattctatatagagggtgtggaattcaatatgttaacaagggaacattattcagcagctttcattggactctatgaagctgagggagttcattctatatagagggggtggaattcaatatgttaacaagggaacattattcagcagctttcattggactctatgaagctgagggagttcattctatatagagggggtggaattcaatatgttaacaagggaacattattcagcagctttcattggactctatgaagctgaatcagttcattctatatagagggggtggaattcaatatgttaacaagggaacattattcagcagctttcattggactctatgaagctgagggagttcattctatatagagggggtggaattcaatatgttaacaagggaacattattcagcagctttcattggactctatgaagctgagggagttcattctatatagagggggtggaattcaatatgttaacaagggaacattattcagcagctttcattggactctatgaagctgaatcagttcattctatatagagggggtggaattcaatatgttaacaagggaacattattcagcagctttcattggactctatgaagctgaatcagttcattctatatagagggggtggaattcaatatgttaacaagggaacattattcagcagctttcattggactctatgaagctgagggagttcattctatatagagggtgtggaattcaatatgttaacaagggaacattattcagcagctttcattggactctatgaagctgagggagttcattctatatagagggggtggaattcaatatgttaacaagggaacattattcagcagctttcattggactctatgaagctgagggagttcattctatacagAGATTCCTGCCGAGAGGAGAGACCGCAGCGAGGGAAACTCACACTGACTTTGGCGTAGATGTGTCTGTAGTAAAGCTCCTTGTAGAGGATGAGAAACACAGCATCTGGGAGggagaagaaaatatatataaattcacaCAGAAGACAAACACTCAGAGTCACGACAGGGCTGGAAATACagcgagactcccgctgcacagcagtgtgatccagtcctggtttcactgggagtttaataatcagacacacctgagcttgttagctagacacactgggggctgatcaagctggtagcagtgaaacctggactggatcacactgctgtgcgattgGGAGTCTTGTTTTCAGCCCCCCCGTGTGTGGCTGGCTCGATTATTTACCGTTTCCCACGAGAGAGGCGATCGCTTCGGCTTCAGGCCAGGGGGAGGTCTTGAAGAATCGCTCCGTCAGTTTATtccagctgagagagagagagagagagagacagtgagggaGAGAAAGAGTGTGTGTCAGACTTCTGTAGCTCGTAGATTCTCTGCTCGATGCtctatcagtgtgtgtatgtgtccctccctccctccctccctccctcacatccaGGATCGTGTAGATTTTctgctctgtcagtctctctctctctgttcaggtagattctctgctctgtcagtctctctcacctgttcaggtagattttctgctctgtcagtctctctcacctgttcaggtagattctctgctctgtcggtctctctcacctgttcaggTAGATTTTCTGCCCTGtcagtctctctcacctgttcaggTAGATTTTCTGCTCTGtcggtctctctcacctgttcaggtagattctctgctctgtcggtctctctcacctgttcaggtagattctctgctctgtcagtctctctcacctgttcaggtagattctctgctctgtcagtctctctctctctctcacctgttctggtagattctctgctctgtcagtctctctctctctgttctggtagattctctgctctgtcagtctctctctcacctgttcaggtagattctctgctctgtctctctctctcatctgttcaggtagattctctgctctgtcggtctctctcacctgttcaggtagattttctgctctgtcagtctctctcacctgttctgGTAGATTTTctgctctgtcagtctctctcacctgttctgGTAGATTTTctgctctgtcagtctctctctctctctcacctgttctgGTAGATTTTctgctctgtcagtctctctctctctgttcaggTAGATTTTctgctctgtcagtctctctctctctgttctggtAGATTTTctgctctgtcagtctctctcacctgttcaggtagattctctgctctgtcagtctctctctctctgttctggtagattctctgctctgtcagtctctctctctgttctggtagattctctgctctgtcagtctctctctctgttctggtagattctctgctctgtcagtctctctctctctgttcaggtagattctctgctctgtctctctctctctctctgttcaggtagattctctgctctgtcggtctctctcacctgttcaggTAGATTTTCTGCTCTGtcggtctctctcacctgttcaggtagattctctgctctgtcggtctctctcacctgttcaggtagattctctgctctgtcagtctctctcacctgttcaggtagattctctgctctgtcagtctctctctctctgttcaggtagattctctgctctgtctctctctcacctgttcaggtagattctctgctctgtcagtctctctctctctctgttcaggtagattctctgctctgtctctctctctctctctgttcaggtagattctctgctctgtcggtctctctcacctgttcaggtagattctctgctctgtcggtctctctcacctgttcaggtagattctctgctctgtcggtctctctcacctgttcaggtagattctctgctctgtcggtctctctcacctgttcaggtagattctctgctctgtcggtctctctcacctgttctcgTACACGTCCTGGATCTCGTAGATTTTCTGCTCGATGCTCTCACTCGACACGCGCTTCGCCTGCAGCTCGTACACTTTCTGGTCGATCAGGTCGGAGGTGGTCTTGTGGAAGTACTGCAGGAAGTTCTTTATCACCTCGGGGATCACGTGGTACGTCTGCTGCTCGTACTGACGCTCGTACGCCAGGTCCGCCTTCGGGTCACCTGACACAAAGACAGGGGGTCACACGGgggtgaacacacacacacactgacacagagacagggGGTCACACAGGCCGGGCAGAGcaaacacgaacacacacacacacgctgacacagaGACAGGGGGTCACACGGgggtgaacacacacacacacacactgacacagagacagggGGTCACACGGgggtgaacacacacacacacacactgacacagagacagggGGTCACACAGGCCGAGCAGAGcaaacacgaacacacacacacacacacacactgacacagagacagggGGTCACACAGGCCGAGCAGAGcaaacacgaacacacacacacacacacacacactgacacagagacagggGGTCACACAGGCTGGGCAGAGcaaacacgaacacacacacacacactgacacagagacagggGGTCACACAGGCTGGGCAGAGcaaacacgaacacacacacacacactgacacagagacagggGGTCACACAGGCCGGGCAgagcgaccacacacacacacacacacacacacagataactAGCAGCGTGTGTAATCTCTCTCATTCTCACACACAAGCAGactctgagacacagacacaaactcagacacacacacactgacacaccaacactgacacacacacagagacacacacacacaccgagacagacTCAAACTCTGACACACAggcaaacagacacacaaacactgacacacagacactgagacacacacacacactgagacaaacacaaactctgagacacacacagacactgagacacacacacttagccacacacacagacaactaCTAGCGTGTGCAATCtctctctcgcacacacacactgacacacagactctgagacacacaaacagacacacacacacacagacaccgagatacacagacacacacatacacagacacacacacacacatatacacaactGGAATATCAAAGGGCCTGTGGAAGCGTTTCCCCTTACCTGTGTGCAGGTCATAGTCCTGCGTGTAGGTGTAAGGATCGTACTGTCAaccagaggaaaaaaataaacacagatatatttgACATGGAGTTTAAAACGAGTGAGGAATGCTCAAGACTAGGTTCATTAACAAAGCAAACGACCAcggggctgggaatcagactcccgctgcacagcagtgtgatccagtcctggtttcactaggagtttaataatcagacacacctgagcttgttagcgagacacactgggggctgatcaagctggtagcagtaaaacctggactggatcacactgctgtgcaataggagtctgattcccctccctgatctctctgtttaaatatcccacagttcccaccaatatcctgtagctctcttcactataaaatcagctacaaacctccttcaaccaaagtctatctacagggctgggaatcagactcccgctgcacagcagtgtgatccagtcctggtttcactgggagtttaataatcagacacacctgagcttgttagcgagacacactgggggctgatcaagctggtagcagtaaaacctggactggatcacactgctgtgcaataggagtctgattcccagccctgatctctctgtctaaatatcccacagttcccagcaatatcctgtagctctcttcactataaaatcagctacaaacctccttcagccaaagtctatctacagggctgggaatcagactcccgctgcacagcagtgtgatccagtcctggtttcactaggagtttaataatcagacacacctgagcttgttagcgagacacactgggggctgatcaagctggtagcagtaaaacctggactggatcacactgctgtgcaataggagtctgattcccagccctgatctctctgtctaaatatcccacagttcccagcaatatcctgtagctctcttcactataaaatcagctacaaacctccttcagccaaagtctatctacagggctgggaatcagactcccgctgcacagcagtgtgatccagtcctggtttcactaggagtttaataatcagacacacctgagcttgttagctagacacactgggggctgatcaagctggtagcagtaaaacctggactggatcacactgctgtgcgataggagtctgattcccatttCCCTGGATCACTGCAGTGAAAGCACGACGCTAGAGAGAGCCGAATTGCATTAGTTTTCAATGTCTGACACAAAACACGAAGGGTTCAAGTGACGTAATAAAACACTGACGTCACGTTGGTCACAGCGGTATCTACTTTATACccaaaaatcaatacattttagagGCAGATCGGTCCAGTTTAACCTCCAACTGCGTACAGAAAGTTTGGACcggcacattaataataataataacaacgctGGCTTGAATATCCACAGCCACGCGGGTCTAAATCCACGGGGAAGCCGTTTCGTTTCTCCGAAGCAGAACGGCGTTATTTTTCGGAGTAAATAAAACCCGCCTGAGGGTCTTACCTCCGTTTCTACCTCTTCTGCGGGGAAGGACATGGTTTCTGGAGCCGCTCCGGGTCGGTCGGGTCTCGGTTCGGGAGAGGATGAGCCGCTAACTTCGCTACCGGAAGAGACGGGAAAGAGAGGCTAGACACTTCCGGTCCGGGAGATTCTGCACGGTTGCTATTGCCCGCGCGTTGCGTTCTGGGATACCGGCGGACCTTAGAGTGAGCTAGATACGATtctatggttttaaaaaataaaagaattatATTTTGATATTTCTCGATATTTTTTTCCCCGCATAATCatcgtgtgtatatatatatatgtcatgccgtcaaaaacctataaatacctccaatgtttggattcaaacacaggctcccttgagaaagatatgtacaacatatcgaaacgttgggcagctggctctttgagctaaaatatatatatatatatatatatatatatatatatatatatatatatatatagatatatatattttttttgcaaaattgtatgttttaaattttaatatgttatctgcaaaaaaaaaaagaatctgttgTGATAAAATACTACATGGTGCAGTTACATTATTTACCGTAGTCTTTATATAGAATTACAGtcatgttgttttattattattattattattattattattattattattattattactattatttaattGTAAATGTGGCTTTAAATAGTCACTTTGGCGTTgtagaaatgtatttaacataggggcagcagtgtggagtagtggtcagggctctggactcttgaccggagggtcgtgggttcaatcccaggtgggggggggcactgctgctgtacccttgagcaaggtactttacctagattgctccagtaaaaacccaactgtataaatggggaattgtatgtaaaaataatgtgatatcttgtaagaattgtaagtcgccctggataagggcgtctgctaagaaattaataataataataataacatagaaaCAGTTCAGTTATGTACAAGGGAACATTTCAACCTCAAAATTAAAATTGATAATCCGGCCCCTTTTTCTCTgtttttcaaaaacaacaaaacaccatTGGTTTAAAAGAGGGAAGAAATCACGCACTATGATTGGTCAATACAGCTGTCACTCATCCTGTTTCCTGGGCGGTGGAATGTTCCAGCTGCGCCTGCGCGCTGGGGGTTCAGCGTCGCGGGTATGAAACGGACGCCATTGTGGCTCTAACGCTGCGTGAGGATCGCAGAGCAAACCATAGACCGTTAGAGCCAACATGGAGGACAGAGGGGCGCAGTTTCATAACAGCGTCAATAAGTCTCTGTAAACGTCTTTATAACAGCGGTTGAATCGCAGCAGCTGGGTTTGGGATGGAAAGCTGGGTCCCAGAGGTACCGGGAGCAGCGGGCGGTTCGGAAGAAGTCCAGGAGGACCGGTTTCGTTTATCGGTCCTCGGCGAGGGGGTGAGGCTGGGCTGCGGTGCGTCTGAAGCCGACCCGGCTCTGAGTTACCTCCGCCTGCTGTGGGACCCGAACCAGGCCGGGGCCGACCCAGCGGCGGGGaacccgagccgagccgagccgaacCGGGTGGGGAAGATCGGGGTGAGCCGAGTCAAGAGACACGTCAGAGCGCATCGAGCCGCCGGACCGATTGGGAAAGAAGCGTACGGTACGGAtcgagagggagggagggaggctgtggcgtCTGCATCTTCATAAACAGCTTTATTACCGATTCggaaacgttattattattaatattatgaatcatatttgaaaaaaaagcagtGTTTAAACATTGCAAAAGTGTATAATTTAATAATCGACGCTACGGCGCCGTTTTGCAGATCTGTTGTGTTGGTTGATgtgtggtaaataaataaatcattcatttatttattaatgtttgtatgGATGTGTTTTTTAACAGCCGTGAAGAGATTGCGTGAGGCAGCGAATGGAAACGACGTGGAAACAGGTAGATAAACATCGTGTTTAATaataattgctgtttgtgtttgtgtgagagaatgcagggctgggaatcagactcccgctgcacagcagtgtgatccagtcctggtttcactaggagtttaataataagacacacctgagcttgttagctagacacactgggggctgatcaagctggtagcagtaaaacctggactggatcacactgctgtgcgataggagtctgattcccatcccagtgtgtgtgtgtctatgggcagcagtgtggagtagcggtcagggctctggactcttgaccggagggtcgtgggttcaatcccaggtgggggacactgctgctgtacccttgagcaaggtactttacctagattgctccagtaaaaacccacctgtataaatggggaattgtatgtaaaaaataatgtgatcagTGGAGAGGTTGCTGAGGgatcacactgactctcctgtcttgttgttgttttcagtggagagggtgctgaggggtcacactgactctcctgtcttgttgttgttttcagtggagagggtgctgaggggtcacactgactctcctgtcttgttgttgttttcagtggagagggtgctgagggatcacactgactctcctgtcttgttgttgttttcagtggagagggtgctgaggggtcacactgactctcctgtcttgttgttgttttcagtggagagggtgctgaggggtcacactgactctcctgtcttgttgttttcagtggagagggtgctgagggatcacactgactctcctgtcttgttgttgttttcagtggagagggtgctgaggggtcacactgactctcctgtcttgttgttgttttcagtggagagggtgctgagggatcacactgactctcctgtcttgttgttgttttcagtggagagggtgctgagggatcacactgactctcctgtcttgttttcagtggagagggtgctgaggggtcacactgactctcctgtcttgttgttgttttcagtggagagggtgctgagggatcacactgactctcctgtcttgttgttgttttcagtggagagggtgctgagggatcacactgactctcctgtcttgttgttgttttcagtggagagggtgctgagggatcacactgactctcctgtcttgttgttgttttcagtggagagggtgctgagggatcacactgactctcctgtcttgttgttttcagtggagagggtgctgagggatcacactgactctcctgtcttgttgttgttttcagtggagaggtTGCTGAGGgatcacactgactctcctgtcttgttgttgttttcagtggagagggtgctgaggggtcacactgactctcctgtcttgttgttttcagtggagagggtgctgagggatcacactgactctcctgtcttgttgttttcagtggagaggtTGCTGAGGggtcacactgactctcctgtcttgttttcagtggagagggtgctgaggggtcacactgactctcctgtcttgttgttgttttcagtggagagggtgctgagggatcacactgactctcctgtcttgttgttgttttcagtggagagggtgctgaggggtcacactgactctcctgtcttgttgttgttttcagtggagaggtTGCTGAGGggtcacactgactctcctgtcttgttgttgttttcagtggagagggtgctgagggatcacactgactctcctgtcttgttgttgttttcagtggagagggtgctgagggatcacactgactctcctgtcttgttgttttcagtggagagggtgctgagggatcacactgactctcctgtcttgttgttttcagtggagaggtTGCTGAGGggtcacactgactctcctgtcttgttttcagtggagagggtgctgaggggtcacactgactctcctgtcttgttgttgttttcagtggagagggtgctgagggatcacactgactctcctgtcttgttgttgttttcagtggagagggtgctgaggggtcacactgactctcctgtcttgttgttgttttcagtggagagggtgctgagggatcacactgactctcctgtcttgttgttttcagtggagagggtgctgaggggtcacactgactctcctgtcttgttttcagtggagaggtTGCTGAGGggtcacactgactctcctgtcttgttgttgttttcagtggagagggtgctgaggggtcacactgactctcctgtcttgttgttgttttcagtggagagggtgctgagggatcacactgac
This window contains:
- the LOC131731695 gene encoding eukaryotic translation initiation factor 3 subunit L-like, which produces MSFPAEEVETEYDPYTYTQDYDLHTGDPKADLAYERQYEQQTYHVIPEVIKNFLQYFHKTTSDLIDQKVYELQAKRVSSESIEQKIYEIQDVYENSWNKLTERFFKTSPWPEAEAIASLVGNDAVFLILYKELYYRHIYAKVSGGPTLDQRFESYYNYCNLFNYILNADGPAPLELPNQWLWDIIDEFIYQVPPLVFVLALSFRPLCRTDRFNVGASCKACVGGGGYCVSLSLSVSPLSVSLLSLLSVSVCLSLIKTLFFGVTGHTSIIAKVNVAKKPYRNI